The Mytilus edulis chromosome 12, xbMytEdul2.2, whole genome shotgun sequence genome contains a region encoding:
- the LOC139498327 gene encoding uncharacterized protein produces MSYERNKLLLFHNFLRLLLPLAQRAEEENQQLFPLCFRRRRRRTQRRFWCRPWLIRRTLFGQYDQLLHELNREDASGYRNFLRVDADLFGEILDRITPAIRKSSTSFREPLEPGLKLAVTLRHLATGSTYADLMYAFRVARNSISLFVPKVCEAIYLAYKDEVMPDEITTEDWMRIASDFERIWNLPHACGALDGKHIRIRKPPNSGSLFFNYKHFFSTVMMALVDADYKFIWLSVGSYGSASDSQIFRDSELRPMLEDGTLDLPPPSPLPNGETDIPYFLIGDDAFPLRSWMMKPYSRKRLDHDERIFNYRLSRARRIVENAFGILAMRFQILIGTMQQLPETVDLIVLSCTTLHNLLRIRKRADLQLFADEEDNNHNLIEGQWRQGAQLTDGDPGYQRNFGNAAGIDQRNYLKNYFNSEAGAVDWQENMI; encoded by the exons ATGTCTTACGAGAGAAATAAATTATTACTCTTCCATAACTTCCTTCGACTTCTTCTTCCACTGGCACAGAGGGCAGAGGAAGAAAATCAACAACTGTTTCCTCTTTGTTTTAGGAGGAGGAGGAGGCGGACTCAACGTAGATTTTGGTGCAGGCCATGGCTCATCAGAAGAACTTTGTTTGGACAATATGACCAACTCCTGCATGAGCTTAACCGGGAAGATGCGTCTGGTTACAGAAACTTTTTAAGAGTTGATGCCGACTTGTTTGGGGAGATACTTGACAGAATTACCCCTGCAATCAGAAAAAGCTCTACCTCTTTCAG GGAACCACTTGAACCAGGACTGAAGTTAGCCGTTACACTCAGACATTTGGCTACCGGTTCCACGTATGCTGATCTTATGTATGCCTTTCGTGTTGCCCGGAACTCCATATCACTCTTTGTGCCTAAAGTCTGCGAAGCAATTTACTTAGCATACAAAGATGAAGTCATGCCGGATGAGATTACGACGGAAGATTGGATGCGTATAGCATCTGactttgaaagaatatggaaccTCCCACACGCTTGTGGTGCTTTGGATGGGAAGCACATTAGAATAAGAAAACCGCCTAACTCGGGGTCGTTATTTTTTAACTACAAACATTTCTTCTCTACAGTGATGATGGCTCTAGTTGATGCAGATTATAAGTTTATTTGGCTGAGTGTGGGCTCATACGGAAGTGCATCTGATAGCCAGATATTTAGGGACTCGGAACTACGACCAATGTTAGAAGATGGAACTTTGGATCTTCCGCCTCCCTCCCCTCTTCCAAATGGTGAAACAGAtattccttattttcttattggCGATGACGCATTTCCTCTCCGATCATGGATGATGAAACCCTATTCAAGAAAACGTTTAGACCACGATGAGCGCATCTTTAACTATAGGTTGTCCCGTGCACGTAGAATTGTGGAGAATGCTTTTGGCATTCTTGCCATGAGATTTCAGATTTTGATTGGAACTATGCAACAACTGCCAGAAACAGTAGATTTAATCGTACTGTCTTGTACTACTCTTCATAACTTACTTCGGATAAGGAAACGTGCTGATCTACAACTGTTTGCTGACGAAGAAGACAACAATCATAATTTAATAGAGGGACAATGGCGACAAGGTGCGCAACTTACCGACGGAGACCCAGGGTATCAGAGAAATTTTGGTAACGCTGCTGGAATTGATCAAAGGAACTATCTTAAAAATTACTTCAACTCGGAAGCAGGCGCCGTAGATTGGCAAGAGAACATGATTTGA